Below is a window of Mus caroli chromosome 2, CAROLI_EIJ_v1.1, whole genome shotgun sequence DNA.
aaaaagaaaggacTCTTAACAAGACTATTTAAAGTGGAATGGATGAAAATACTACTTAGCAAATTTACCATCTGAATGGATTTTCCAATTCCTatcatttaaacaataaaagtaagTATTTACCTACCTCCACTGGAAGCTGAATGGTATTGGCAACTGTTTCACCATGTGAAACTTAATTGTAATGAGGGACAATGCGGTGTTTACACATGTAAGTGAATGactgaagtcatttttaaaaatgaacttcaGAGAGTGTGTAAAAACTGATGTTAGGAAATTCTTATATAAAATGGTATGCTACTTATTGGCAAATGAACAAAGAagtgagctggagagacagcccaggGATAGAGCACTGGCCTAGAatttgtgaggctctgggttcagtcaccAAAATTgcaaaaagggaaaggaaaagcgATTACAAAGATATGACAAAGGTCTTGCATATTTTGCTAAAGcactcaataattttaaaaagaagctagGTGGAATGGTgtacacctttttattttttttaaagatttattttatgtatatgagtatacgtgtagctgtcttcagacacaccaaaggaaggcatcagatctcattacagatgactgcaagccaccatgtggttcctagaacttgaactcaggacctttggaagaccagtcagtgctcttaaccgctgaaccatcgtCTCCAGCCCAAatggtgcgcacctttaatcccagcattaggaggAAGAGGCAATTGGATCTGTGAGCTAAAGCCAatgggtctacatagtgagctctaggccagccagagtttaATAGTAAGATCTTGTCCCAAATAATAACatttcaacaataaaaatgatCCAGAGCCCTTTCTCCTCGTTGGGCGTCTGAAGGCAAGATGGGTCACCAGCAGCTCTACTGGAGTCACCCACGGAAGTTCGGCCAGGGTTCCCGCTCTTGCCGCGTCTGCTCCAACCGCCACGGTCTGATCCGCAAATACGGGCTGAACATGTGCCGCCAGTGCTTCCGGCAGTACGCGAAGGACATAGGCTTCATTAAGTTGGACTAAGCCACCTTGATTCGACTGACTACCAAGTGGAATGGATCATGCTGGTCTTTgtgcacaaagaataaaaatgtgaagagctttaaaaaaaaaaaatgacccagaAAACAAGATGAATGACCACTAGCATTTGAGTGCCCACTACACCAGGGACCTATCTATTTCATAGCTGCCCCAGGACCAGATAGTCAATAAAGGTTTATTAAAGGGATGAATGAATCTTTAATCTTTATTCTGAAGAAATAGAGTCTCAGGTCAAGTGATTAATTTCTGGTCACACTGTAAGTCAGAGCTTGGGCTCCTACACAGGCTGCTTACTTTGATTCATATTTATTGTAGATTAATAAGTCACATAAATTTAATGGCTTTAAGGCCACAATATTTTTCACAATTCTGTGAATAGACAGGGTACACACAATGGCTCTTCTTGTCATGACTAGGGTTTCATGCAGCTGCAATCAGAGACAGTGGCAAGGGGTAGAACACATGCCTACTCTTTGTTAGGGATAGTTGGAAGGCTTGACCTCTATCTGTCCCCATGTAGTCTCCATGGGACTCATCAAGACAGTAGCTTCACTTCTTATGAGGCAACTCAAAGTCAACGAGCATGCACAAGGTTCAGAAATGGCAGACTCAATCTACCCGTGTCCATCAGGCCATAGGCCTGGTTGTCAGGAGGCATGGATCATTATTGGCCTTTCTGGAGAACAACCACCACAGGTGATTGATTATAGGATACCAACacctttaattttcttattacttCGTTCACTATGAGTAATCATAAACAAAACATGAATTTCTGCTTTAGAAATATTCAGGAAGCAGGGCGAAGGATAACTTGGAGACAAAACTCAACAATTTTACAAAAGTCTACTTTGGTAGGAAAGGTCTGTCTGAACCTAGGCAAGAGCAATTAATTTATCAAAGACGCCtagggaagggaagaaatggtGTCTGATATCACAACCTACAGATCCCACTAGGTTCAGAATTATAAATATtggaggacttttttttttttttgaaacagggtcttactatgtaaccttgATTAGCCTGGAGCTATCCATATATACCaaactagccttgaattcacagatgtctgcctccaaagtgctatgattaaaggtgcGTGTCACCATTCAACTCCTGGGGTGACATTTTAATGAAGTGGTGGAGGTGAGGAAGCCAAAGGAACAtcttgttgttttgcttgtttgtttgtgctgTGTCGCCTCATCTAATCACAAGTATTTATAGCTTACTTTTCTTGAAACAGAGTTTCACTGGGTAACCTTATCTGccttggaatttgctatgtaacccgggcctgtctctgcctctcaaataccagaattaaaggtgtgttccaccatgtcCTGCCAAGCACTTGTAGCTTCCTAGTTGCAATACATACACATTTCTTTGACTATCCAAGTCCACTTTATTATCCAAGCCAGCTTCATTATAGACAATGTACAGCCGACTTATTCCATGATAGACAATGTGCAGCCAACTTACTCCATGATTTTTTCTCGCTAAGGAACTCTCAAGAATTTTTATACTctaaatgtatacaaatatatacatatagtttacatacatgtgaatatatgagatttctatgtgtacatatgtttgtgtgtacctATGTACAGCTAAGACAAAAAGATTTACAATCTGTACTCCATATTCTGTGACATATGATCTCCTAGTCTCTATACCCTACTTACTTAATATTGTCCATGACCTACCAAATTAACTCTGTAACCCACTAAGAGATCCGAACATCTTCCTGGAAACTCATTAAGAGTTAAGCACCTCTGAAAACAAAGATTTAggattaagttaaaaataatggAGTTATATCATTACTATTTCCCATTATATTCTGGAATCATTCATTTGACCATGTATGGTAATTATTTGTCACGTTTACGAAATTAACAATCAAGTAGTCAACAGATTAATTTTGCAATTCTACtcttaaaaagaaagtgaaatgtgGGAAGatgaggtagctcagtgggtaaagacattcCTTACTAAGCCTGAAGactcaagttcaatccctgggacccatgtgttacaaggagagaaccaactccccaaagttgtcTTGACCTAACACATACACTGCCATGCACACCTGCAGAGaagcaagcacacatacacaatacgtCTTCTTTTTAAATGGGAAAAGTAGTGACTgccttaggttttgttttttgggtttttttttttttttgggggggggtgatttTTCGAGAGagagtttctctttatagccctggctgtcctggaactcactttgtagaccaggctggcctctgccttagTTTTGAGATCATAAACCAAAATGCAGTAATAACCATACCTGTAATACTAAGATTATGATTTAATCATTGTTTAATGCTTAATATAGATTTATAAGTGAAATCAAATGAACAATGtgtttcaacttttaaaatgtttacgtgtatgggtgtttcatctacatgtgtgtgcatcacatATGGGTCGTTGGTACCCGTGGAAGCCAAAAGAAAGCaatagatcccctggaactggagttacaggtgaatATGAGAagctatgtaggtgctgggaactgaatctaggaCCTCTGGCAGAGAACTCAGCACTCTTGACCACTCTCTACCCCATGTGTGAATTTTGTAAATTCACTGAGTTAAGAAAACAAatctgggtgggtaggggagtggtggggaggttatggggaacttttgggatagcactggaaatgtaattgaggaaaatacgtaataaaaaaaattatatataaaaaaaagaaaacaaatcagataCAACTTATAAATGTGCCTTCTGGTTATGAGAATTTTCAAAATCCCCTTAGGAGTTGCAGTAGCCGGTGGAGGCCCTGCCTTGAAATTACTAACAGACACACAGGACTGGTTCAAAGATTATACGTGGTCTGCTACAGAGCCACCTGAAAGTCACGCCTGGGAAGGacggaggaggaaggggaaagaagggggtTGGAGTAGGAAGGgcgggaaagggaagagaaaggaggatgggAGGTGAAGAAGAGTGACGGGAGATAGGCGAGAAATCCCcttagcattatttttttttctgtaaggcaTAGACTATTTAAGAGAGACTATTCAAGTTTgggatttattttctctctctcttttattagatattttctgaatttacatttcaaatgctatccccaaagccccctataccctccctccgccctgctccccaacccaatcactcccgcttcctggccctggcattccctgtactggggcatatgatcttcgcaataccaagggtctctcctcccattgatggccgactaggccatcaagTTTGGGATTTATAATCCTAACACTaaagtgtctttttcttttctttttaaagcaaaagtgattttaaattagCCACCTTGGTGTGCCTAAAACTGGCACTGAAAAAAACAGGAACGCAGCTCCTTGGAAGAATTCTGGGCCTACGCGGCCATGAGCAACCACGTGGTGCCGAGCAGCGCTGGGTTCTATGAATCAGGGAAAGGAACAGAACTAGGTAGAGGTAAACCGCTCTTATCTATGCCTCAGCCCGCACCAACAATTTTGTTAACGACAAAATGtaaaaggaagaggcaggcagcaagaagacGCCATTTCTGCAGGGTCTGAGGCCGGGTCCCAGGAGGACCCGGAATATCTGGGCAGCTGGAAACCTGCGAGGCTTATCAGGAAGCCTCACGTCCCCTCACCGAGTTCTGCCGCCCAGCACACGGGTGACAAAAGCACGAGGAACGAAGAAGGGTGGTCTCCAGGCCACTCTGAGGCCTGCCGGCAAGGAGCGGCGCCATTCACTCCAGACGCAGTACCGGCTCGCGCAGCCGCAGAGGCTGGGCTTGGCGGGCCCGCTCGCGCCCGCGGTAGTCCAACCCGCCCGACGGACGATACCACACCCGCGAACCCCCTCCGAAGACTCGACAATGGTTTCGTCCGAAGCCTCTGATTGGTCAAACCGGAGAAGGCGTGGTCTCCGCAGTCTGGTTCCGCGCGCCAGAGTGCGCTAGCCGCATTGCGAGCTGGGCACGGAGCAGGCGCCATGGTGAGGAGTGCTGGTGGGGGTATTTGCGTGGTGAAGGCCTCAGCTTGCGTCTGGGTTTGCATTCGGGTTCGTGCTCGGGGTTTGGGCCAGGGCCTGCTCTAGCAGCGGCCCGGCGGACTGGGAAGTTTGACTGATGGCCGCGCGCTGGTTCTTTTCAGGTTCTGCTGCACGTGCTGTTCGAGCATGCGGTCGGCTACGCGCTGTTGGCGCTGAAGGAAGTGGAGGAGATCAGCCTGCTGCTGCCGCAGGTGGGTGGGCTTGGTGGGCTCGCGGTGCTGCAATGCAGCCCCTAAGGCCGCCAAACCCCAGCATGCACCGCGTGTTCCCACGTGGCCGACCGCACCGGGCGGGGCGGGGGGAGCTCTAGAATGAGGGGACTCTTTAACGCGAATCTATATAATTGGAAGCGGTCGGAGATAAACATCTCATATTTCCATTTCTTGAGAATTAAGATTCGGGGCCCAGGCACCAATTGCTACAACAGCTGGTGCTCCTGCTTTACTGCGCTGTAGAAGCCAAATTCAAAGAAAGCCCATTCATCCTTCTCTCCACAGGTGGAGGAATGTGTGCTTAACCTTGGCAAATTCCACAATGTCGTTCGTCTGGTGGCCTTTTGTCCCTTCTCTTCATCCCAGGTTGCCTTGGAAAATGCCAATGCTGTGTCTGAAGGTGAGTCCTTCCGGGACGTGGAATTCTGGATGGTTGATGTTCTTAGATGATATTCTTCTAAGCTTGATACAGTCTAGGGATTATTTGAGACCTACAGGAtggcatttaaaaacatttaaatgcaggggctgaagagatggctcagcggttaagatcgctgactgctctcacagaggtcctgagttcaaatcccagtgaccacatggtggctcacaaccatccctaatgagatctgatgccttcttctggggtgtctgaagatagctacagtgtacataaatctttttttttttttttaagccacttAAATGCTTCACAATTGTGCTCCTGGACCTGTGGTAGAGCCAGGCTTTGCAATGATGACTTATATATCTGTCAATCCCCTGAGAGATCACTGACGACTCCATGTGTCTGAGCAATGCCTGCAGGGATGGGTGTTAACTGTAATCCGATTGGAGGCAGTCTCCAATCTGCAGTGTGTCATTTAGAGCTGTTTTCTTTGTCCCAAAGGTGTTGTTCACGAGGACCTCCGCCTGCTCCTGGAGACATACCTGCcatctaaaaagaagaaagtacttCTGGGagttggagaccccaagattgGCGCTGCAATACAGGAAGAGTTGGGGTACAACTGCCAGACTGGTGGTGTGATAGCTGAGATCCTCCGAGGTAAGAGTCCTATTTCGTTTATTCTGTCCACCCCGTGGATGCAGTGCCCACAGTAGCCAGCAGAGGGCCTCTAGGCCTGGTGATGGTTAACTGCTGTGAGTGGTTACTTGGGTACTGGAGGATCTGTGCTTACAGTCCCGTCTTCTTTTTAGGAGTTCGTCTGCATTTCCATAATCTGGTGAAGGGCCTGACAGATCTTTCTGCTTGTAAGGCCCAGCTAGGGCTGGGACACAGCTACTCTCGTGCCAAAGTTAAATTTAATGTGAACCGAGTGGACAACATGATCATTCAGTCCATAAGCCTCCTGGACCAACTGGATAAAGATATCAATACCTTCTCGATGCGAGTCAGGTAAGGTATAGAAGTCAAGCATGGCCGATGATTCATGTGGGTAAAATCATGGACCAAAGCAAGGCCTCCTTGTGCTTACCACAGGCTGTGTTCCTACACTGACTGTatagaaagaggaggcagaataaCCCTACCCTATATACACCTCAGCCTAGGCCACTGTGCCTGGTCTGTATTGTGAATGGGGAGACACGGGTCTGAGAGAGCTTGGGACCTGAGTTGAGGTTTGATAGCTGGATCAGAGAATGACTGTTCCTCTGCAGGGAGTGGTATGGGTACCACTTTCCAGAGCTGGTGAAGATTGTCAATGACAACGCCACATACTGTCGCCTGGCTCAGTTTATTGGGAACCGCAGGGAGCTGAATgaagagaagttagagaaacTGGAAGAAATTACGATGGATGGGGCCAAGGCTAAGGCCATCTTGGATGCTTCTCGGTCCTCCATGGGTCAGTGCGGAGCGCGGCAGCCTGTATAAGGTACGAGACTCCTTGAGTGGTCCCCCTGTTCACACTAGGTGTTTCCTAGGCATGGACATATCTGCTATCGACTTGATAAACATCGAGAGCTTCTCCAGTCGTGTGGTGTCTTTGTCAGAGTATCGCCAGAGCCTACACACTTACCTTCGCTCCAAGATGAGCCAAGTAGCCCCCAGCCTGTCAGCCTTAATTGGGGAAGCGGTGCGTCATGGGGAACACAAAAGTGGGGGAGTGAAATTCAACATTCTGTACCGCTATCCTTGTGGCTAGCATGTTGTCCCTAGTTGATGCAtggtggggaagagaagaggaggggatgaGCCTGGGAGGTCAGGTTCCCACTTACTTAACTGACCTCCTCCTCGGATCTTTCTCCAGGTAGGTGCACGCCTCATTGCTCATGCTGGCAGCCTCACCAACCTGGCCAAGTATCCAGCGTCCACAGTACAGATCCTTGGGGCTGAAAAGGCCCTGTTCAGGTACCAGTGAGGGCGCCTGCTCATGTCAGGTGCTGCTTCTGGTGTCCACTGTTTTGTTTGGGGATTACAATGATGGCTGACCAGGGCGACCTGACCTATACAGGCCTCTGCTATGGGGGTGATGGCCAGTCCTGGTGTCTGAGTGATTCCCAGGGCCCAGCAAAAGGGGACCGAGTTTCCAGGTCAGCAAATTGGatgccttccctctctgcctctgggagctAGGTTGGCACATGGTGAGGTAGAAAGTTCAGCCAAGCCTGGTGGGAAATTGTTAGAAGAGGGGAACTTGGCTATTTGGGTCAAGTCTTCTGACTAAACTATTGACTGAATATTCTCACAGAGCCCTGAAGACAAGGGGTAACACACCAAAATATGGACTCATTTTTCATTCCACCTTCATTGGCCGAGCAGCTGCAAAGAACAAAGGCCGTATCTCCCGATACCTAGCAAACAAATGCAGTATTGCCTCGAGAATTGATTGCTTCTCTGGTATGGATGGGGAAGTTGGCATTTGAGTGAAGGGGTTACAGTGGGGGGGAAGCAACCTACCTTGGCAGCTTCTACAATGATGGTAATATTTTTCGTCAACAGAGTTCACCTAGTGAGTGTTGACACCTTGGGTCTGAGTGAAGCTGAGGGGAGAGCAGTTGGGGAGTAGGAGTAGTTTGTCATTTCAAGGGTTGTAATTGACTTTgtttacacacgcacacacatctaGAGGTCCCCACAAGTGTATTTGGGGAAAAACTCCGAGAACAAGTTGAGGAACGGCTGTCTTTCTATGAGACTGGAGAGATCCCACGGAAGAACCTGGATGTCATGAAGGAAGCCGTGGTTCAGGTCAGTGTGCTTGGTTGTGGTAGCTGAGTGCCAGAAAGACTGTTGGAAAGGATGAACGAACTTGGCCTGACCTTCAGAAATGGAGGCAATATAACTGATTTAATGAGCCTGATCCAGCAAGACTAGGAGTGTTGTGGCAAGTCAGGGGTCTTCTGGGTTTTCAGCGCCTTGCTTTTTTGCCAGGCAGAGGAAGCGGCTGCTGAAATCACCAGAAAGCTGGAAAAACAGGAGAAGAAGCgcttgaagaaggaaaagaagcgACTGGCTGCACTGGCCCTGGCCTCATCAGAAAACAGCAGTACCCCAGAGGAGTGTGAGGTCAGTCCTGTGTGGATCCCAGGTTGTAAGCTTCTCAACCGTGTAGAACACAGGACATCAAACCATGGTCTGGAGCTTGGGCTCTTTGGACCAAAACACCTAAAACTACCTCTTGATTCTATAGGGAGGAGATAGGTGCTGAGAGAACTTGACAAGAGCCCAGAATGCTGGTTGTAGCACATggcccattccatgggcaagtgTGCTCTGTCCTCGGCTGCCTCCCAGGAGTCCTCAACGGGGGTAGTGTGAATTCCTGCTCTCCCTGTTCTGTGTCTGGAGGTGATAGTGTCTcatgatggggggtgggggcagggaggtcaCCAATGTGACAGTTTAGAATTGTcccttaggctttttttttttaaatcttgagctATTAGTGATTTTCATTTCAGTGTCCCCTGGGAGCTCTGCATGATATCCATCGTGAGCAGCATACAGGGGGTTTTCTCTAGGGTTTAAGAGGGCCAGGGAAATTATAAAATGTGAGAGTAGATAGATCATTAAGTCACCGGAAGTACTAGGTTTGCTCTTCTGCCTGGATTCTAATGGGAGCTGTGGCTGCTAACAATTGTAAGCAATGTCCCGTGTCTGATTCCCCCTTCAGGAGGTACATGAAAAatctaagaagaagaagaagttaaaACCCCAGGAGACTCTACAGGAAAATGGAATGGaagacccacctgtctctctacctaaaaccaagaaaaagaaagctccCAAGGAGGAGTTGGCCAGTGACCTTGAAGAGATGGCCACTAGCAGTGCTCCTAAGAGAAAGAAATCCTCACCTAAGGAGGAAGTGGCCAGTG
It encodes the following:
- the LOC110290179 gene encoding 40S ribosomal protein S29, with translation MGHQQLYWSHPRKFGQGSRSCRVCSNRHGLIRKYGLNMCRQCFRQYAKDIGFIKLD
- the Nop56 gene encoding nucleolar protein 56 — encoded protein: MVLLHVLFEHAVGYALLALKEVEEISLLLPQVEECVLNLGKFHNVVRLVAFCPFSSSQVALENANAVSEGVVHEDLRLLLETYLPSKKKKVLLGVGDPKIGAAIQEELGYNCQTGGVIAEILRGVRLHFHNLVKGLTDLSACKAQLGLGHSYSRAKVKFNVNRVDNMIIQSISLLDQLDKDINTFSMRVREWYGYHFPELVKIVNDNATYCRLAQFIGNRRELNEEKLEKLEEITMDGAKAKAILDASRSSMGMDISAIDLINIESFSSRVVSLSEYRQSLHTYLRSKMSQVAPSLSALIGEAVGARLIAHAGSLTNLAKYPASTVQILGAEKALFRALKTRGNTPKYGLIFHSTFIGRAAAKNKGRISRYLANKCSIASRIDCFSEVPTSVFGEKLREQVEERLSFYETGEIPRKNLDVMKEAVVQAEEAAAEITRKLEKQEKKRLKKEKKRLAALALASSENSSTPEECEEVHEKSKKKKKLKPQETLQENGMEDPPVSLPKTKKKKAPKEELASDLEEMATSSAPKRKKSSPKEEVASEPEEAASPTTPKKKRKFSEEPEVAANFTKSSTKKKKKSQKAQED